Proteins encoded together in one Candidatus Rokuibacteriota bacterium window:
- a CDS encoding adenylosuccinate lyase, with product MIDRYTRPEMGRIWSQEARYAAWLRVELAVCEAYARHGAIPAEAVVRIKARARVEAARVSEIEARVRHDVIAFLSALEEAIGADSRYVHVGLTSADVVDTGLALQLGDASALLIADLERLREVLRRLAREHKDTLCVGRTHGVHAEPMTFGLKCLLWYSEAGRNLERLRRAAEVVRVGKVSGAVGTFAHVDPAVEEEVCRSLGLEPALVSTQVIQRDRHAEFVTTLAVLAASLEKIALEIRGLQRTEILEVEEPFAEGQKGSSSMPHKRNPGSCEQVCGLARVVRSHALAALEDVALWHERDISHSSVERVILPDSTILLDYLLVQMARILEGLRVYPQRMRDNLERSQGLIYSQRVLLKLTDKGLPRQQAYEIVQRNAMRAWDEQRPFHDLLAADPEVTGRLSPEELKACFDPAWYLRNVDAIYRRVGLS from the coding sequence GTGATCGATCGCTACACGCGCCCGGAGATGGGGCGGATCTGGAGTCAGGAGGCCAGGTACGCGGCGTGGCTCCGGGTCGAGCTCGCCGTGTGCGAGGCCTACGCGCGCCACGGCGCGATCCCCGCGGAGGCGGTGGTCCGGATCAAGGCCAGGGCGCGCGTCGAGGCCGCCCGGGTGAGCGAGATCGAGGCGCGGGTCCGGCACGACGTCATCGCCTTCCTCAGCGCCCTGGAAGAGGCGATCGGCGCCGACTCCCGCTACGTCCACGTCGGGTTGACCTCGGCCGACGTGGTCGACACCGGGCTCGCCCTCCAGCTCGGGGACGCCTCCGCGCTCCTGATCGCCGATCTCGAACGGCTCAGGGAGGTCCTGCGCCGGCTGGCCCGCGAGCACAAGGACACGCTCTGCGTGGGCCGCACCCACGGGGTCCACGCCGAGCCGATGACCTTCGGGCTCAAGTGCCTGCTCTGGTATTCGGAGGCCGGCCGGAACCTGGAGCGCCTTCGCCGCGCGGCGGAGGTGGTTCGCGTGGGGAAGGTCTCTGGAGCCGTGGGAACCTTCGCCCACGTGGACCCGGCGGTCGAGGAAGAGGTCTGCCGGAGCTTGGGGCTGGAGCCGGCGCTGGTCTCCACTCAGGTCATCCAGCGGGACCGGCACGCCGAGTTCGTGACGACCCTCGCGGTCCTGGCCGCCTCCCTCGAGAAGATCGCGCTCGAGATCCGCGGGCTCCAGCGCACGGAGATCCTGGAGGTGGAGGAGCCCTTTGCCGAGGGGCAGAAGGGCTCGTCCTCGATGCCGCACAAGCGCAACCCCGGGTCCTGCGAGCAGGTGTGCGGGCTGGCGCGAGTGGTGAGGAGCCACGCCCTCGCCGCCCTCGAGGACGTGGCCCTCTGGCACGAGCGCGACATCAGCCACTCCTCGGTGGAGCGCGTCATCCTTCCGGACTCCACGATCCTGCTGGACTACCTGCTGGTCCAGATGGCCCGGATCCTCGAGGGCTTGAGGGTCTACCCGCAGCGCATGCGGGACAACCTCGAGCGCAGCCAGGGGCTCATCTACTCTCAACGGGTCCTCCTGAAGCTCACCGACAAGGGACTGCCCCGGCAGCAGGCCTACGAGATCGTCCAGCGGAACGCCATGAGGGCCTGGGACGAGCAGCGCCCGTTCCACGACCTGCTGGCCGCGGACCCTGAGGTGACGGGCCGCCTCTCGCCGGAGGAGCTCAAGGCCTGCTTCGACCCCGCGTGGTATCTCAGGAACGTCGACGCGATCTACCGGCGCGTCGGCCTGTCGTAG
- the purS gene encoding phosphoribosylformylglycinamidine synthase subunit PurS translates to MRGRVFVRLKKGILDVQGTAVKRALEGLGFAEVRELRMGKILELELDARDPAQARARMEEMCRKLLANPVMEDFTVEVVDSRTSGLP, encoded by the coding sequence ATGCGCGGCAGGGTGTTCGTCAGGCTGAAGAAGGGCATCCTGGACGTCCAGGGAACCGCGGTCAAGCGGGCCCTGGAAGGGCTGGGCTTCGCCGAGGTCAGGGAGCTGCGGATGGGCAAGATCCTGGAGCTGGAGCTGGACGCCCGGGATCCGGCCCAGGCGCGGGCCCGGATGGAGGAGATGTGCCGGAAGCTCCTGGCCAACCCGGTGATGGAGGACTTCACGGTGGAGGTCGTCGACAGCCGGACATCCGGCTTGCCATAG
- the purQ gene encoding phosphoribosylformylglycinamidine synthase subunit PurQ, with translation MKFGVVVFPGTWSDCDFHYVITEVLHQPAQYVWHRETNLAEFDCVILPGGFSYGDYLRAGAIGGRSPVVEALPEFVASGGLALGSCNGFQILCEAGILPGALMKNECLQYRCQATHLLVENAETPFTRATRPGQVLKMPISHGEGKYYCDRQTLQLLKERNQIVFRYCTESGEVTREANPNGSLENIAGIVNEEGTVLGLMPHPERAAEKAMGVTDGLPIFHSLLGTLVEADSFVKQ, from the coding sequence ATGAAATTCGGCGTGGTGGTGTTCCCGGGCACGTGGAGCGACTGCGACTTTCACTACGTCATCACCGAGGTCCTGCACCAGCCCGCCCAATACGTCTGGCACCGGGAGACGAACCTCGCCGAGTTCGACTGCGTGATCCTCCCGGGAGGCTTCTCCTACGGGGACTACCTCCGCGCCGGCGCGATCGGCGGCCGCTCCCCCGTGGTCGAAGCGCTTCCCGAGTTCGTGGCCAGTGGTGGCCTGGCCCTGGGCTCATGCAACGGCTTTCAGATTCTCTGCGAGGCCGGGATCCTCCCCGGCGCCCTGATGAAGAACGAGTGCCTCCAGTACCGGTGCCAGGCGACGCACCTCCTCGTGGAGAACGCCGAGACCCCCTTCACCCGGGCGACGCGTCCCGGCCAGGTGCTCAAGATGCCGATCTCGCACGGGGAAGGGAAGTACTACTGCGACCGGCAGACCCTCCAGCTGCTCAAGGAGCGGAACCAGATCGTCTTCCGATACTGCACCGAGTCCGGGGAGGTGACCCGCGAGGCCAACCCCAACGGCTCGCTCGAGAACATCGCGGGGATCGTCAACGAAGAGGGAACCGTCCTGGGTCTCATGCCGCATCCGGAGCGTGCCGCGGAGAAGGCCATGGGTGTCACCGACGGGCTCCCCATCTTCCACTCCCTCCTCGGTACCCTCGTCGAGGCCGACAGCTTCGTCAAGCAATAG
- the purL gene encoding phosphoribosylformylglycinamidine synthase subunit PurL translates to MTWAEPKVTLELAQAHGLTAEEYDRIIRLLGREPTFTELGLFSALWSEHCAYKHSRVFLRRLPTHGAHVLQGPGENAGIVDLGDGLALVLKIESHNHPSFIEPFQGAATGVGGILRDIFTMGARPIALLDSLRFGDPDKEKTRYLASGVISGISWYGNCVGVPTVGGEVAFAPEYNGNPLVNVMCVGLVRQDRIFRARAEGPGNPVVYVGAKTGRDGIHGAIMASATFGEGAEEQRPTVQVGDPFTEKLLLEACLEAMASGAVVGIQDMGAAGLACATSEMPARAGTGMEIELSRVPQRESGMTPYEIMLSESQERMLLVVARGRAAEVREIFAKWELDAVEIGRVTGDGMLRVHMDGQLVAELPVRALTDEAPVYEKPTERPAWLDRLRALDPLSLAEPASYAQALRTLLAAPTLASKEWVWRQYDHQVGINTLVLPGSDAAVLRIKGTRKAIAVTTDGSSRYVTLDPYVGAAMAVAEAARNLTCAGARPLAATDCLNFGSPERPDILWQFSRAVEGIAEACRALEIPVVSGNVSFYNETEGRAILPTPIIGMAGLLEDAERSTTQWFKKEGNRIALLGPDAVSLGGSEFLWAVHGRLGGPLAPLDLKLERDVQSACRTAIEAGLCASAHDCAEGGLAVAVAEACIAGPGLFGAEIALPAGGRTDLILFGEGPSRIVVSVPRQAQRHFEGLMRECQVPWTWLGTVGADRLAIRIGGQLVVDVPVEELSHTWRNGFARHIA, encoded by the coding sequence TTGACGTGGGCCGAGCCTAAGGTCACGCTCGAGCTGGCCCAAGCTCACGGCCTGACGGCTGAGGAGTACGATCGGATCATCCGCCTTCTCGGGCGGGAACCCACCTTCACCGAGCTCGGCCTCTTCTCCGCGCTCTGGTCCGAGCACTGCGCCTACAAGCACTCCCGCGTCTTTCTCCGCCGGCTCCCCACGCACGGTGCGCATGTCCTCCAGGGGCCCGGCGAGAACGCCGGGATCGTGGACCTGGGGGATGGCCTGGCGCTGGTCCTCAAGATTGAAAGCCACAACCATCCGTCCTTCATCGAGCCGTTCCAGGGCGCCGCCACCGGTGTCGGCGGGATCCTGCGCGACATCTTCACGATGGGGGCGCGTCCCATCGCGCTGCTCGACTCCCTCCGGTTCGGCGATCCGGACAAGGAAAAGACCCGCTACCTCGCCAGCGGGGTCATCTCGGGGATCTCCTGGTACGGGAACTGCGTCGGCGTCCCGACCGTCGGCGGGGAGGTGGCGTTCGCCCCCGAGTACAACGGCAACCCCCTCGTCAACGTCATGTGCGTCGGGCTCGTCCGGCAGGACCGGATCTTCCGAGCGCGCGCCGAGGGGCCCGGCAACCCGGTCGTCTACGTGGGGGCCAAGACCGGGCGCGACGGGATCCACGGCGCGATCATGGCCTCCGCGACCTTCGGGGAGGGCGCCGAGGAGCAGCGGCCGACGGTCCAGGTGGGCGACCCGTTCACCGAAAAGCTGCTCCTCGAAGCCTGCCTGGAGGCCATGGCGAGCGGCGCCGTTGTCGGGATCCAGGACATGGGCGCCGCCGGCCTCGCCTGCGCGACGTCCGAGATGCCCGCGCGGGCCGGCACGGGGATGGAGATCGAGCTCTCGCGGGTGCCCCAGCGCGAGAGCGGGATGACGCCGTACGAGATCATGCTCTCCGAGTCGCAGGAGCGGATGCTCCTCGTCGTGGCCCGGGGCCGCGCGGCCGAAGTGCGGGAGATCTTCGCCAAGTGGGAGCTGGACGCGGTCGAGATCGGCCGCGTCACCGGTGACGGGATGCTGCGTGTCCACATGGACGGGCAGCTGGTGGCCGAACTGCCCGTCCGGGCGCTGACCGACGAGGCGCCCGTGTACGAAAAGCCCACCGAGCGGCCCGCCTGGCTCGATCGCCTCCGCGCCCTCGATCCCCTGAGCCTCGCCGAGCCCGCCAGCTACGCGCAGGCGCTCCGTACGCTTCTGGCGGCGCCCACGCTCGCCTCCAAGGAATGGGTCTGGCGCCAGTACGATCACCAGGTCGGGATCAACACCCTGGTGCTCCCGGGCTCCGACGCCGCGGTGCTCCGGATCAAGGGGACGCGGAAGGCCATCGCGGTGACGACGGACGGCAGCAGCCGCTACGTGACGCTCGACCCCTACGTCGGCGCTGCCATGGCGGTGGCGGAGGCGGCCCGGAACCTGACCTGCGCCGGAGCCCGCCCCCTCGCGGCGACCGACTGCCTGAACTTCGGCTCGCCGGAGCGGCCGGACATCCTCTGGCAGTTCTCCCGGGCGGTCGAGGGCATCGCCGAAGCGTGCCGGGCCCTCGAAATCCCGGTGGTGAGCGGCAACGTCTCCTTCTACAATGAGACCGAAGGGCGGGCGATCCTCCCCACGCCGATCATCGGGATGGCGGGGCTCCTGGAGGACGCCGAGCGGAGCACGACCCAGTGGTTCAAGAAGGAGGGGAACCGGATTGCCCTCCTCGGGCCTGACGCGGTGAGCCTCGGGGGAAGCGAGTTTCTCTGGGCGGTTCACGGCCGGCTAGGGGGGCCGCTCGCGCCCCTCGACCTCAAGCTCGAGCGCGACGTACAGTCGGCCTGCCGGACCGCGATCGAGGCGGGTCTCTGCGCCTCGGCCCACGATTGCGCCGAGGGGGGCCTGGCGGTCGCCGTCGCCGAAGCGTGCATCGCCGGGCCGGGGCTCTTCGGTGCCGAGATCGCCCTTCCGGCGGGCGGCCGGACCGACCTGATCCTGTTCGGCGAGGGCCCGTCGCGGATCGTGGTCTCGGTCCCCCGACAGGCCCAGCGTCACTTCGAGGGGCTCATGCGCGAGTGCCAGGTGCCGTGGACCTGGCTCGGGACGGTCGGCGCCGATCGCCTCGCCATCCGCATCGGGGGGCAGCTCGTCGTGGACGTTCCCGTCGAGGAGCTGAGCCACACCTGGAGGAACGGCTTTGCCCGGCATATCGCCTGA
- a CDS encoding amidophosphoribosyltransferase codes for MSPEDKFRDECGIFAAWNHPEAANLAYLGLYALQHRGQESAGIAATDGQSLHVERAMGWVADVFSRDRLRRLPGSIAIGHVRYSTAGTSTLKNAQPIMANTARGPIAIAHNGNLVNAEALKAELEKDGSVFQSNSDTEVILHLLARSEGATLEEQLPKALGRVSGAYSFLLLTPDSVIAVRDPYGFRPLSLGRLGETWIVASETCAFDLLEAEFVRDVEPGEILLITREGLRSLKPFPPRERLQCVFEYVYFARPDSYLWGRNVHAVRKAMGRQLAREHPVEADIVIPVPDSGAGAALGFAEESGIPFEMGLIRNHYEGRTFIEPTRGIRHFGVKVKLNPMRETLGGRRVVVVDDSIVRGTTSQKIVKMVRGAGAREVHMRISSPPIQWPCYYGIDTPTRKELIASSHHVEEIRRHLGADSLGYLSLDGMLKATGNDPGHFCHACFTGGYRVGFEAEETPQLRLFDV; via the coding sequence ATATCGCCTGAAGATAAGTTCCGGGACGAGTGCGGAATCTTCGCCGCCTGGAATCACCCCGAGGCCGCGAACCTCGCGTACCTCGGCCTCTACGCGCTTCAGCACCGGGGCCAGGAATCGGCGGGGATCGCGGCCACCGACGGCCAATCCCTGCACGTCGAGCGCGCCATGGGGTGGGTCGCCGACGTGTTCTCGCGCGATCGGCTCCGGCGCCTGCCGGGCTCGATCGCCATCGGCCATGTCCGCTACTCTACCGCGGGGACCTCGACGCTCAAGAACGCCCAGCCGATCATGGCGAATACTGCGCGCGGACCCATCGCGATCGCCCACAACGGGAACCTCGTCAACGCCGAGGCGCTCAAGGCCGAGCTGGAGAAAGACGGCTCGGTGTTCCAGTCCAACTCGGACACCGAGGTGATCCTCCACCTGCTCGCCCGCTCCGAGGGGGCCACCCTGGAGGAGCAGCTCCCGAAGGCGCTCGGCCGCGTGTCCGGCGCGTACTCGTTCCTGCTGTTGACCCCCGATTCGGTCATCGCGGTCAGGGACCCGTACGGCTTCCGGCCGCTCTCGCTGGGGAGGCTCGGCGAGACCTGGATCGTCGCCTCCGAAACCTGCGCCTTCGACCTGCTCGAGGCCGAGTTCGTGCGCGACGTGGAGCCGGGGGAGATCCTGCTCATCACCCGCGAGGGCCTGCGCTCGCTCAAGCCGTTCCCGCCGAGGGAGCGCCTCCAGTGCGTGTTCGAGTACGTCTACTTCGCGCGGCCGGACTCGTATCTCTGGGGGCGCAACGTCCACGCGGTGCGCAAGGCCATGGGACGCCAGCTCGCCCGCGAGCACCCGGTCGAGGCCGACATCGTGATCCCGGTGCCGGACTCGGGAGCCGGCGCCGCCCTCGGCTTCGCGGAGGAGTCAGGGATCCCGTTCGAGATGGGCCTGATCCGGAACCACTACGAGGGGCGCACGTTCATCGAGCCCACGCGCGGCATCCGCCACTTCGGGGTCAAGGTGAAGCTGAACCCGATGCGCGAGACGCTGGGGGGCCGCCGGGTGGTGGTGGTGGACGACTCCATCGTGCGCGGCACCACCAGCCAGAAGATCGTCAAGATGGTCCGCGGCGCCGGCGCCCGCGAGGTCCACATGCGGATCTCCTCGCCGCCGATCCAGTGGCCGTGCTACTACGGGATCGACACGCCGACCCGGAAGGAGCTGATCGCCTCGAGCCATCACGTGGAGGAGATCCGCCGCCATCTGGGCGCCGACAGCCTCGGCTATCTCTCCCTGGACGGGATGCTGAAGGCCACCGGGAACGACCCGGGCCACTTCTGCCATGCCTGCTTCACCGGCGGCTATCGCGTGGGCTTCGAAGCCGAGGAGACGCCGCAGCTCCGCCTCTTCGACGTGTAG